A section of the Candidatus Zixiibacteriota bacterium genome encodes:
- a CDS encoding GAF domain-containing protein: MVLVHQKLIWLVALIAVFIAFAKIKSGYFIYRSKALRIMTYGCGLLIFGNLIGLAGYMGIFGAGYSKSIIFFVFESVIGYIGGWTMLIWGMSLWLPYLFSVSSRLQKKNKSVKLYESISRVSAYGDASPSTFSKIAASVIDTYGFQAASLHVLGKDNRLSLFASVGLTDESKKFIGAVENSLYDKVFQTGEIYQADENIKIHKDIIIETVEGLVVDALAMPVDFGIKKVGVLTIYTNHPRVFSQEELQIFEAFCVNLGLAFYRSGLQRSINLHKSFSDFISVMLKTARSEDNLNSRVIRLAKLFKQYMTFNTINLYLYGNGAPHLLDFNLQNGGKVIIEKGYYSKDNFHPVRWVMQNNRGLTLPDNEKLINAEYKTPGIMDMLYTPVVIGGKTIGVLSLSVNSAHKFNNKDMIALDAFASVISGSVLEELNADLSAETFRKIGAVKYSLEAALDQEYSDEIYREIAKIITENTPSTFCRIMLLDNDRKTFHTAAIYQRREMVWDERTIASIPAAELYTHKKAIAQGKPIIVGHKEDKQIFSELESKLLLPEGISQCMIIPIIVDSKSVGVVTIGESRKANRNRFDSETMVFAVMLTNIISMYLWQKENIATRNILANSNRIANKRLNEMQNQADVFRMITGFNSRINGPLAGIMASCEYLKTMPLANKKELDKYISSINKNAVKIHKLSSQFAEAKESIETILER; encoded by the coding sequence ATGGTATTGGTGCATCAGAAGCTAATCTGGCTGGTAGCTTTGATAGCGGTTTTTATAGCCTTCGCAAAAATTAAATCGGGCTATTTTATATATCGTTCCAAGGCTTTGAGGATTATGACTTATGGCTGCGGATTGCTGATATTTGGCAACCTAATCGGTTTGGCAGGTTATATGGGCATATTCGGCGCCGGTTACAGCAAGTCGATTATATTTTTTGTTTTCGAGTCGGTCATCGGCTATATCGGCGGTTGGACAATGCTTATCTGGGGTATGTCGTTATGGCTGCCGTATCTGTTTTCGGTTTCAAGCCGTCTTCAGAAAAAAAATAAAAGCGTTAAATTATACGAATCGATATCAAGGGTTTCGGCATACGGCGACGCTTCGCCTTCAACATTTAGTAAAATTGCCGCTTCCGTAATTGACACTTATGGTTTCCAAGCTGCATCGCTTCATGTTTTGGGTAAGGATAACAGGCTTTCACTTTTTGCCTCGGTTGGCTTAACTGATGAATCCAAGAAATTTATCGGTGCAGTGGAAAACAGCTTGTATGATAAAGTATTTCAAACCGGCGAGATTTATCAAGCAGATGAAAACATTAAAATTCATAAGGATATAATAATCGAGACAGTAGAAGGTCTTGTTGTTGACGCTTTGGCTATGCCGGTAGATTTTGGTATTAAAAAAGTTGGTGTATTAACAATATACACTAATCATCCACGCGTATTTTCCCAGGAGGAATTACAGATATTTGAAGCTTTCTGCGTTAATCTTGGGTTAGCATTTTACAGGTCTGGTTTGCAGAGGTCTATTAATCTGCATAAATCTTTCAGCGATTTCATATCGGTTATGCTAAAAACAGCCCGGTCTGAAGATAATCTTAACAGCCGGGTTATCAGATTGGCCAAGTTATTTAAACAGTATATGACTTTCAATACGATTAACCTTTATCTCTACGGCAACGGCGCCCCGCATCTGCTCGATTTTAATCTTCAAAACGGCGGAAAAGTAATCATAGAAAAAGGTTATTACAGTAAAGATAATTTTCATCCGGTAAGATGGGTTATGCAAAATAATCGAGGCTTAACTCTGCCCGATAACGAGAAATTGATAAACGCTGAGTATAAAACTCCCGGTATCATGGATATGCTTTATACTCCGGTGGTGATTGGCGGGAAAACAATTGGCGTGCTGAGCCTTTCGGTTAACTCCGCTCATAAATTCAACAATAAAGATATGATTGCGCTTGATGCTTTTGCTTCGGTAATATCAGGCTCCGTATTAGAGGAACTTAATGCTGATCTATCGGCAGAAACATTTAGAAAAATCGGAGCTGTAAAATATTCGCTGGAAGCTGCGCTTGATCAGGAATATTCCGACGAAATTTATCGTGAAATAGCTAAAATAATTACAGAGAATACACCAAGTACATTCTGCCGAATTATGCTTTTGGATAATGATAGGAAAACATTTCACACGGCCGCAATTTATCAAAGACGGGAAATGGTGTGGGATGAAAGAACAATCGCCAGTATACCTGCCGCCGAGCTGTATACTCATAAAAAAGCTATTGCTCAGGGCAAGCCGATAATTGTCGGGCATAAGGAAGATAAGCAAATATTCTCCGAACTCGAATCAAAACTGCTTCTTCCAGAAGGCATTTCCCAATGTATGATAATCCCGATAATTGTAGACAGCAAATCTGTCGGAGTTGTTACGATAGGGGAGAGCCGCAAAGCCAACCGCAATCGTTTCGACTCTGAGACGATGGTATTTGCGGTTATGCTGACTAATATAATATCGATGTATCTCTGGCAAAAAGAGAATATTGCAACAAGAAACATCCTTGCAAATTCAAATAGAATAGCCAATAAGCGTCTTAATGAAATGCAAAATCAGGCTGATGTATTTAGAATGATTACCGGTTTTAACAGCCGGATTAACGGTCCCTTAGCGGGTATAATGGCATCCTGTGAATATCTGAAAACGATGCCCCTTGCGAATAAAAAAGAATTGGACAAATACATAAGCTCGATAAACAAAAACGCTGTTAAAATCCATAAATTATCCAGTCAATTTGCAGAAGCGAAAGAATCGATTGAGACTATTCTGGAACGGTAA
- a CDS encoding hybrid sensor histidine kinase/response regulator, with amino-acid sequence MTAFIELYTSVIMQWVFVSDANQIFAGFDVNGMFPFDCIGYIKMPAYILLMAAIFDTSVIFTALKKIKIPNRSSSKTNSQSIKTKLTETEASSFGKSTANQTEDYYDRFEDVVDNNEILKNNSYAPSFSINTPQNIELLEQLERMNKITRIIKYISSTLDIDELFSKLISSLTEIAGFHWAAVVFTDDMEPWESKWKLPDIKSMEKYLRKSIGKPAPVYYRINKLELAPSLRAYFNKMNITNAAVSPIGGDIKARGFLLVGSSNPDGFNSHDDFMLKDILQVLDAAATNASIHSNIKKAYRSLVETRERLIQDEKFKALGEVAAGIAHDFKNILSAIMGRAQILLKINEGAKNISNDVLVKGLETIEKSAFDGIEIISRINESTHNRIKSQLVYINLREIINDTIEMTRPKWENKDAGKNITIKTKFKTEPIIRANRHEMVRVFSNLLLNAVEAIETDGVIEIKVLMESDKAVIYFSDNGSGMNEQTVKMIFDPYYTTKGKMGTGLGLSIVYTIITRYKGEIIVNSAPGKGTTFQITIPCQQDAHTQAKISVLIVEDDVNLRNVLHDIIIEISGDVYTAGSYNEANRILMERPFDMVLTDLGLPDEDGWKVIDKAKYYSPDSLIIPMTGWQKEIDKEEITSRGLTEVLLKPFKIEQVQQLIQRAIIRYKNVLRV; translated from the coding sequence ATGACAGCTTTTATAGAACTATATACTTCCGTAATAATGCAATGGGTATTCGTATCCGACGCAAACCAAATTTTCGCCGGGTTTGATGTCAATGGTATGTTTCCTTTCGATTGTATTGGATATATAAAAATGCCAGCCTATATTTTGTTGATGGCGGCAATTTTTGATACATCGGTGATTTTCACTGCGCTAAAAAAAATTAAGATTCCTAACAGGTCAAGTTCCAAAACAAATTCACAGTCAATTAAAACAAAGTTGACAGAAACAGAAGCATCATCTTTTGGTAAATCTACTGCTAATCAAACGGAAGATTACTATGATCGTTTTGAAGATGTCGTTGATAATAACGAAATATTGAAAAACAATAGCTATGCGCCATCATTTTCTATAAACACTCCACAGAATATAGAATTATTAGAGCAATTGGAACGAATGAATAAAATTACCCGTATAATAAAATACATATCCTCTACTCTTGATATTGATGAATTGTTTAGCAAATTAATCAGTTCGCTAACAGAAATTGCCGGATTCCATTGGGCTGCTGTAGTTTTTACTGATGATATGGAGCCTTGGGAAAGCAAATGGAAATTGCCTGATATTAAAAGCATGGAAAAATATCTTAGGAAATCTATCGGCAAACCTGCTCCTGTTTATTACCGCATAAATAAACTTGAGTTAGCTCCATCTTTAAGGGCGTATTTTAATAAAATGAATATAACTAATGCCGCCGTTTCTCCAATTGGCGGCGACATTAAAGCCAGAGGATTCCTGCTTGTAGGCAGTTCTAATCCGGATGGTTTCAATTCACATGATGATTTTATGCTTAAGGATATCTTGCAAGTTCTGGATGCTGCCGCAACAAATGCATCAATTCACAGCAACATTAAAAAAGCATATAGAAGCCTTGTGGAGACTCGTGAAAGACTAATCCAAGATGAAAAATTTAAAGCTCTTGGAGAAGTAGCTGCCGGTATTGCCCATGATTTTAAAAATATTCTTTCCGCTATTATGGGGCGGGCGCAGATACTGCTTAAGATAAATGAAGGAGCTAAAAATATTTCTAATGATGTTTTAGTTAAAGGTCTTGAGACTATCGAAAAATCTGCTTTTGACGGCATTGAAATTATTTCCCGAATTAACGAATCTACTCATAACAGAATTAAATCACAACTCGTCTATATAAATCTCAGAGAAATAATTAATGATACTATTGAGATGACAAGGCCCAAGTGGGAGAATAAAGACGCCGGTAAAAACATAACTATCAAAACAAAATTCAAGACAGAACCAATTATTAGAGCTAATCGCCATGAAATGGTAAGAGTGTTTTCAAATCTTTTGCTAAATGCCGTTGAGGCTATTGAGACAGATGGAGTTATTGAAATAAAAGTTCTGATGGAATCAGATAAGGCTGTTATTTATTTTAGCGACAACGGGTCGGGAATGAACGAACAAACAGTTAAGATGATATTTGATCCGTATTATACAACTAAAGGGAAAATGGGAACCGGTCTTGGTTTATCGATTGTGTATACGATAATAACCCGTTATAAAGGCGAGATTATCGTTAATAGCGCTCCTGGCAAGGGAACGACATTTCAAATAACTATTCCATGTCAGCAGGATGCTCATACTCAAGCCAAAATATCTGTTCTCATAGTAGAGGATGATGTTAATCTTCGGAATGTACTTCATGATATCATTATAGAAATAAGCGGGGATGTGTATACTGCAGGAAGTTATAACGAGGCAAATAGAATATTAATGGAACGTCCTTTCGACATGGTTTTAACCGATCTGGGTTTGCCTGATGAAGATGGCTGGAAAGTAATCGATAAAGCAAAATATTATTCGCCTGATTCCCTGATAATCCCAATGACAGGATGGCAAAAAGAAATCGATAAAGAAGAAATTACATCAAGAGGATTAACAGAAGTGCTGCTAAAGCCATTTAAAATTGAGCAAGTGCAGCAGCTAATTCAAAGAGCAATTATAAGGTATAAAAATGTCCTTAGAGTTTAA
- a CDS encoding response regulator — protein MSLEFNSILVSPIFKAIVSNPNQNLDADYFALIIIDNNFNRYELLLSKEINNLAQLEEDIEKTALNAWELCWQNSLKYLCADDDSYSRNPICEILSESLQCRKVLMVPYELANIGGGFLVWCWQTQPPDFEKSFIENATHIVKQVSMSLMLVFKERKSQELNAKLAALLDLSTSIYSSLNYTDVLEKAVNLSMKIVGADGGTIFTLDKKTDLLMPLITIDTEYEDKISQITLNIGEGITGLAAKTGKGIISNHSETDSRSYHVPGTPEDEPESLISVPLTWSGEVLGAITLRSTKCKQFVRDDLDILTIFARQVADAIKNAKLYESLDKAYKELSNTQEQLIMTEKLRALGEMAGGVAHDFNNVLGTVLGRTQLLMREIDNSRWLDQLKQIEEVSIKGADTVQKLQNFTRVYSTSQLEQVELNEVVEDAIKLTKPRWKDESQHKEIIIDLTFKHGKLMPIMGNRADLVEAISNIILNGVDAITEKGVIQIETFMQDDRAVVKISDNGAGMSEKTLNRVFFPFYTTKGNQGTGMGLAVVYGIISRHKGEIDVASKVNRGTVFNISFKTIEELQTKTKVEDTREAISDIKANVLVIDDDDNILDVLGDILEFLGHTATKASTGEEGVEYFKTKDFDIVLTDLGMPGISGWEVTRICKSLKPEVPVVMISGWGNQITDEMVAESKLDEVIAKPFEMNKIKNIIQRALAKK, from the coding sequence ATGTCCTTAGAGTTTAATAGCATTCTTGTTTCGCCTATATTCAAAGCAATAGTATCGAACCCAAATCAAAATTTGGATGCTGATTATTTTGCTCTTATTATTATCGATAATAATTTTAATCGATATGAGTTGTTGTTAAGCAAGGAAATCAATAATCTGGCTCAACTTGAAGAAGACATTGAAAAAACAGCACTAAACGCTTGGGAATTATGTTGGCAGAACAGCCTAAAATATCTATGCGCAGACGATGATTCTTATAGCAGGAATCCTATCTGCGAAATATTATCCGAAAGCCTGCAATGCCGGAAAGTTCTAATGGTTCCATACGAGCTTGCGAATATTGGAGGAGGCTTTTTAGTATGGTGCTGGCAAACCCAACCGCCGGATTTTGAAAAAAGCTTTATTGAAAATGCAACACATATTGTCAAACAGGTATCGATGTCGCTAATGCTTGTTTTTAAAGAACGAAAAAGCCAGGAACTCAACGCCAAATTAGCCGCTTTACTTGACCTATCTACATCGATTTACTCATCCTTAAACTATACTGATGTCTTAGAAAAAGCCGTTAATTTGTCAATGAAAATTGTCGGGGCTGATGGCGGCACAATTTTTACTCTTGATAAAAAAACGGACTTGCTTATGCCGTTAATTACCATCGATACTGAATATGAGGATAAAATATCGCAAATTACTCTGAATATAGGCGAGGGGATTACTGGTTTGGCGGCGAAAACCGGTAAGGGAATTATATCAAATCATTCCGAAACTGACTCGCGCTCATATCATGTGCCCGGAACTCCTGAGGATGAACCCGAATCGCTTATCAGCGTACCGCTAACTTGGTCGGGGGAGGTTTTAGGAGCGATAACGCTGCGCTCAACCAAGTGCAAACAATTCGTTCGGGATGATCTTGACATACTTACTATTTTTGCCCGTCAGGTCGCGGACGCCATAAAAAATGCCAAGCTTTACGAGAGTCTCGACAAAGCTTATAAAGAGCTGTCAAATACTCAGGAACAATTAATAATGACAGAGAAGCTCAGGGCATTGGGTGAAATGGCTGGCGGTGTGGCTCATGATTTTAATAATGTGCTTGGTACTGTTCTGGGAAGAACGCAATTATTGATGCGTGAAATTGATAATAGCAGATGGCTAGATCAGCTTAAACAAATCGAAGAAGTTTCTATCAAAGGTGCTGATACTGTTCAGAAACTGCAAAACTTCACTCGAGTATACAGTACCAGCCAGTTAGAGCAGGTAGAATTGAACGAAGTTGTGGAGGATGCTATTAAGCTAACAAAGCCGCGATGGAAAGATGAGAGCCAGCACAAGGAAATAATCATCGACTTGACTTTCAAACACGGCAAGCTTATGCCAATTATGGGAAATCGAGCCGACTTAGTTGAGGCTATTTCTAATATTATATTGAATGGTGTTGATGCGATAACCGAAAAAGGCGTTATCCAAATCGAAACATTTATGCAAGATGACCGAGCGGTTGTAAAAATCAGCGATAATGGCGCAGGCATGTCGGAGAAAACTTTGAACAGAGTATTTTTCCCGTTCTATACAACCAAGGGCAATCAGGGAACCGGTATGGGATTGGCGGTTGTTTACGGCATTATCAGCCGGCATAAAGGCGAAATCGATGTTGCCTCTAAAGTCAATCGGGGGACAGTTTTTAATATATCGTTTAAAACCATCGAAGAATTACAAACCAAAACTAAAGTTGAAGATACCAGGGAAGCAATAAGCGATATTAAGGCGAATGTTCTTGTTATTGATGATGATGATAATATCCTTGATGTGCTTGGCGATATACTTGAATTCCTCGGTCATACTGCGACAAAAGCATCAACAGGCGAAGAAGGAGTTGAATATTTCAAAACCAAAGATTTCGATATCGTATTAACCGACCTTGGCATGCCTGGCATCAGCGGATGGGAGGTTACCCGGATATGCAAATCATTGAAACCGGAAGTGCCTGTGGTGATGATATCAGGTTGGGGTAACCAGATAACCGATGAGATGGTTGCTGAAAGTAAACTTGATGAAGTTATTGCCAAGCCGTTTGAAATGAACAAGATTAAAAATATTATTCAAAGAGCGCTGGCAAAAAAGTAA
- a CDS encoding ATP-binding protein, which translates to MKEIVVISGKGGTGKTSITASFAFLASKSVLADCDVDAANLYLVLNPEIKTSQDFMGGKLAKIDPDLCTGCGICDDLCRYNAISYQKRQDEPNSMVYKINPIACEGCGVCPYFCPELAIEFNQHKNGELFLSDTRFGPMVHAKLGIAEENSGKLVSQIRQHAKEIAKKDGLDYIISDGPPGIGCPVISSITGADIVLIVTEPTIAGLSDLQRVNKLAKHFNIPATVCINKWDINPSVSKEISDYCSEQKIKILGNIRYDNAFTAAQIKGITIPEYTTGSLTDEIKLMWDNLIGELALI; encoded by the coding sequence ATGAAAGAGATTGTAGTTATCAGCGGCAAAGGCGGCACCGGCAAAACAAGCATTACCGCTTCCTTTGCTTTTCTGGCGTCAAAATCGGTATTAGCCGATTGCGATGTCGATGCCGCTAATCTTTATTTAGTGCTGAATCCTGAAATTAAAACTAGTCAGGATTTCATGGGCGGTAAATTAGCTAAGATTGACCCCGATTTATGTACAGGTTGTGGTATCTGCGATGACCTCTGCCGGTATAATGCTATTTCATATCAAAAACGCCAAGATGAACCCAATTCAATGGTTTACAAGATTAATCCTATTGCCTGTGAGGGTTGTGGTGTTTGCCCATATTTCTGCCCTGAATTAGCAATAGAATTCAACCAGCATAAAAACGGGGAATTATTTTTATCAGATACTCGTTTTGGGCCGATGGTTCATGCCAAACTCGGTATCGCCGAAGAAAATTCAGGGAAATTAGTTTCTCAAATTCGACAGCATGCTAAAGAAATCGCAAAAAAAGATGGGCTGGATTACATCATCTCTGATGGGCCTCCGGGTATTGGCTGTCCGGTAATATCATCGATAACCGGCGCCGATATTGTCTTGATTGTTACTGAGCCGACTATTGCCGGATTGAGCGATCTTCAAAGAGTAAATAAGCTTGCTAAGCATTTCAATATTCCGGCGACTGTCTGCATTAATAAATGGGATATTAACCCATCTGTCTCAAAGGAGATAAGCGACTACTGCAGCGAACAAAAGATAAAGATACTGGGAAATATCCGCTATGACAATGCTTTTACAGCGGCTCAGATTAAAGGCATAACCATACCTGAGTACACAACGGGCAGCTTGACAGATGAGATAAAGCTTATGTGGGATAATCTTATTGGAGAATTAGCATTAATATAG
- a CDS encoding NifB/NifX family molybdenum-iron cluster-binding protein, which produces MKIAIPVADGKLCAHFGHCQNFTVIEVDSESNKIINKTELTPPAHEPGVLPQWLSEKGVTLIIASGMGMRAQQFFNQFNIKVIVGANPDTPDKIVADFLSGILTTGDNICDH; this is translated from the coding sequence ATGAAAATTGCAATACCTGTAGCGGATGGTAAATTATGCGCTCATTTTGGACATTGTCAGAATTTTACCGTTATAGAGGTTGATTCGGAGAGCAATAAAATAATCAATAAAACCGAGCTTACACCTCCTGCTCATGAACCGGGAGTATTACCACAATGGCTTTCGGAGAAAGGCGTAACTTTGATAATTGCCAGCGGTATGGGCATGCGCGCTCAGCAGTTTTTCAATCAATTTAATATCAAAGTTATAGTTGGCGCCAACCCTGATACTCCGGATAAGATTGTAGCGGATTTTTTAAGCGGTATTCTAACAACAGGCGACAATATTTGCGATCATTAA
- a CDS encoding ATP-binding protein: MKVAIASGKGGTGKTTIAVNLASLIVKNSKQVCYADCDVEEPNGHLFLNPIIDRQWPAVIPIPVVDEKLCDACGKCKDICEFSAITVIVDKVLVFPELCHGCGGCELVCPPKAITESPREIGVVMIGHKGNLQYVSGKLNIGEPSAAPVIRDVKKAFAEYQDVIIDAPPGTACPMVETVSDADYVFLVTEPTPFGLNDLSLAVETVRKLDIPYSVIINRAGSGDNKVQEYCQRENIPITAEIPDDRRIAESYSKGKIIYEALPEYKIYFENIINEITKWQKNIERVTK; encoded by the coding sequence TTGAAAGTAGCAATAGCCAGCGGGAAAGGCGGCACAGGGAAAACAACTATCGCAGTCAATTTAGCCAGCTTGATAGTTAAAAATTCTAAGCAGGTTTGCTATGCCGACTGTGATGTGGAAGAACCAAATGGCCATTTATTTCTGAATCCGATTATAGACAGGCAATGGCCTGCCGTCATTCCCATACCGGTAGTGGATGAAAAACTTTGTGATGCCTGCGGCAAGTGCAAAGATATTTGCGAATTCAGCGCCATTACTGTAATTGTGGATAAGGTTCTGGTTTTCCCTGAGTTGTGTCATGGCTGCGGAGGCTGCGAGTTAGTATGTCCTCCCAAAGCCATTACAGAATCTCCCCGTGAAATAGGCGTGGTTATGATAGGTCATAAAGGAAATTTGCAGTATGTTTCAGGCAAGCTAAATATTGGCGAACCATCGGCAGCGCCGGTAATACGAGATGTGAAAAAAGCATTCGCTGAATATCAGGATGTTATAATTGATGCTCCGCCGGGTACCGCATGTCCGATGGTAGAAACTGTTAGCGATGCCGATTATGTGTTTTTGGTAACCGAACCAACTCCTTTCGGCTTAAATGATTTAAGTTTGGCGGTTGAAACGGTGCGCAAACTCGATATCCCTTATTCGGTGATAATCAACCGAGCCGGCAGCGGCGACAACAAAGTGCAGGAATACTGCCAACGGGAGAATATCCCGATTACTGCCGAAATTCCAGATGACCGCAGGATAGCGGAGTCTTATTCTAAGGGTAAGATTATTTATGAAGCCTTGCCGGAATATAAAATATATTTTGAGAATATTATCAATGAAATAACTAAGTGGCAGAAAAATATCGAAAGGGTTACTAAATGA
- a CDS encoding DUF5320 domain-containing protein, which produces MPGGDRTGPSGAGPRTGRAAGFCTGSGMPGYANRGFGGGGYGRGFGMGYGRGLGRGFRGGGRGGGWYRMPFMAEGPYVQPYEQPYYPHVSAVDEVKELKSQEKYFSTMLKDLRSRIEGLESKKSSQNEK; this is translated from the coding sequence ATGCCAGGAGGAGATAGAACAGGACCATCAGGAGCTGGTCCGCGAACGGGTCGTGCAGCTGGTTTTTGTACTGGCAGCGGCATGCCCGGTTATGCCAACAGAGGTTTCGGCGGCGGCGGATACGGCCGCGGCTTTGGTATGGGATACGGCAGAGGCTTAGGTAGAGGTTTCAGAGGTGGTGGTCGCGGCGGCGGCTGGTATAGAATGCCGTTTATGGCAGAAGGACCATACGTACAGCCATATGAACAACCTTACTACCCTCATGTTTCGGCTGTTGATGAAGTCAAAGAATTAAAGTCGCAGGAAAAGTATTTTTCTACGATGCTTAAAGACCTTCGCAGTAGAATTGAAGGTCTCGAAAGTAAAAAAAGTTCCCAAAACGAAAAATGA
- a CDS encoding NifB/NifX family molybdenum-iron cluster-binding protein: protein MLIAITANSNDPDSEVDTRFGRAQYFHIVDTETDELKVIDNKQNLDMLQGAGIQTAQLLANHKVETILTGHCGPKAFQTLQAARIKVITGVEGKVKDAVNKFKEGQYKKSNSPDVQSHWE, encoded by the coding sequence ATGTTAATTGCCATTACTGCTAATTCAAATGATCCGGATAGCGAAGTTGATACTCGATTCGGTAGAGCGCAGTATTTTCATATTGTCGATACGGAAACCGATGAACTTAAAGTTATTGACAACAAGCAAAATCTGGACATGCTTCAAGGAGCCGGTATTCAGACAGCCCAGCTTTTAGCCAATCATAAAGTCGAAACGATTTTAACCGGTCATTGCGGGCCAAAAGCCTTTCAGACTCTTCAGGCCGCCAGAATTAAAGTTATTACCGGTGTTGAGGGGAAAGTTAAAGATGCTGTGAACAAATTCAAGGAAGGGCAATATAAAAAATCAAATTCACCTGATGTTCAATCGCATTGGGAATAA
- a CDS encoding sigma 54-interacting transcriptional regulator codes for MRKNNTGLKGEQFSSILNSITDGVFTIDKNWQITSFNNAAQQITGVSEEEAIGSSCCDVFKASICETDCALRQTIETEKPIVNKLIFIINSSGEKIPISISTALLKDNDGKIIGGVETFRDLSMVEQLRKELQGKYTFEDIIGKSPQMKRIFDILPAAAKSDSTILIQGESGTGKELAAAACHNLSDRRKNPFIIVNCGAIPDTLLESELFGYKAGAFTDAKKDKPGRFALADKGTIFLDEIGDITPALQVKLLRTLQDKTYEPLGSVQPQKSEARVIAAANKNLSKLVEEGKFRQDLYYRLNVVKIELPPLRQRKEDIPLLVDHFINKFNKLKGKEIIGASPETMNILMNLNYPGNVRQLENIIEHVFALSNESIIKPHHLPDETYKGKTVSSNIKLDSLGNIEKQFILNMLEKNNWNRSKTAKDIGIHKTTLYRKIQKLGIKPSSANNRIKNNQ; via the coding sequence ATGCGGAAAAATAATACCGGACTCAAAGGCGAGCAATTCTCTTCAATCCTGAACAGTATCACGGATGGTGTTTTCACTATTGATAAAAACTGGCAAATAACCTCCTTTAATAATGCCGCTCAACAAATAACCGGCGTTTCAGAGGAGGAAGCTATCGGCTCATCCTGTTGTGATGTTTTCAAAGCCAGCATCTGTGAAACCGATTGCGCGCTTCGTCAAACGATAGAAACCGAAAAACCGATAGTTAATAAGTTGATTTTTATAATAAACTCCAGCGGAGAAAAGATACCTATCAGCATCTCAACAGCGCTTCTAAAAGATAATGATGGAAAAATCATTGGCGGCGTAGAAACATTTCGCGACCTCAGTATGGTAGAACAGCTTCGCAAAGAACTTCAGGGGAAATACACATTTGAAGACATTATCGGCAAAAGCCCTCAAATGAAGCGAATCTTTGATATATTGCCAGCCGCCGCCAAAAGCGATAGTACTATATTAATTCAAGGCGAAAGCGGCACCGGCAAAGAATTAGCGGCAGCAGCCTGTCATAATTTAAGCGACCGCCGGAAAAATCCGTTTATAATAGTAAATTGCGGGGCAATACCCGATACACTATTGGAATCGGAGCTGTTTGGCTATAAGGCTGGCGCTTTCACGGACGCTAAAAAAGATAAACCGGGACGATTTGCGTTGGCCGATAAAGGAACAATCTTTTTAGATGAAATCGGTGATATAACCCCCGCTCTGCAGGTAAAACTTCTGAGGACGCTTCAAGATAAAACCTACGAACCTTTAGGCAGCGTTCAACCTCAAAAATCGGAGGCCAGAGTAATTGCAGCGGCTAATAAAAATTTGTCGAAATTAGTCGAGGAAGGCAAATTCCGGCAAGATTTATATTATCGCTTAAATGTTGTTAAAATCGAGCTTCCCCCATTAAGGCAGCGTAAAGAGGATATTCCGCTTTTGGTCGATCATTTTATAAACAAATTCAATAAACTAAAAGGAAAAGAAATAATAGGCGCCTCTCCCGAAACGATGAATATTTTGATGAACTTAAACTATCCGGGTAATGTTCGTCAGTTGGAAAACATAATTGAACATGTATTCGCTCTATCAAATGAGAGTATAATCAAACCGCATCATTTGCCGGATGAAACATACAAGGGGAAAACTGTTTCAAGCAATATCAAACTTGATTCATTGGGGAATATTGAAAAGCAGTTTATATTAAACATGCTCGAAAAAAACAATTGGAATCGCAGTAAAACTGCCAAAGATATTGGCATACATAAGACTACCCTGTATAGAAAAATACAGAAACTGGGTATAAAACCCTCAAGCGCTAATAACCGCATTAAAAACAATCAATGA